The Lactuca sativa cultivar Salinas chromosome 2, Lsat_Salinas_v11, whole genome shotgun sequence genome includes a window with the following:
- the LOC111900304 gene encoding mitochondrial outer membrane protein porin 2 gives MILAFFSSLCFIASQFYDIDTPLSPLISASTMNSGPGLLSNFGKKTKALLMRDYQSDQKISVSTTSVTGVTLTSSATNKGGESTGDVGAMYKHKNTLINVKFDAQSNITMTLTLKDIAPSTNTTASFKLNNYKSSKIATTLTSTDIFFPSTKAIASLELPDFRSGKLDVHYFHHHATLTSTVALNHSPTINISATIGTPIFAMGAKVGYETPSSKFTNFTVGISVNIPDSTSSIVLSDKGDTIRASYIHHFDRFKKTAVAGEFTRRLKTNKTRFTIGGCYAVDGQTMVKAKLTNHGKLSVLLKHEIIPKSFVTLSSELDSQAFHKIPRFGLALVLKH, from the exons ATGATTTTAGCCTTTTTCTCCTCCCTCTGTTTCATCGCATCGCAATTCTACGACATCGACACACCTCTTTCTCCTTTAATTTCTGCATCAACAATGAACAGCGGACCAGGACTCCTCTCTAATTTCGGAAAGAAAACAAAAG CTCTGCTGATGAGAGACTACCAGTCCGATCAGAAGATTTCCGTTTCAACGACCAGTGTCACCGGAGTG ACACTTACATCATCTGCAACAAATAAAGGCGGTGAGTCAACCGGAGATGTCGGAGCAATGTACAAACACAAGAACACGTTAATTAATGTCAAATTCGACGCACAATCAAAT ATTACAATGACCTTAACTTTAAAGGATATTGCGCCCTCAACGAATACCACTGCTTCTTTCAAACTGAATAACTACAAATCCAGCAAG ATTGCAACGACATTAACTTCCACAGATATATTTTTCCCTTCAACAAAGGCAATTGCTTCATTAGAACTGCCTGATTTTAGATCTGGAAAG CTCGATGTTCACTACTTTCATCACCATGCTACTTTAACATCAACAGTTGCCTTGAATCACTCTCCAACCATTAACATTTCAGCAACAATCGGGACTCCAATTTTCGCCATGGGTGCAAAGGTAGGCTATGAGACACCTTCAAGTAAGTTCACAAACTTCACTGTTGGCATCAGTGTTAACATACCCGATTCTACATCTTCCATAGTCCT GAGTGACAAAGGGGACACGATTAGGGCATCCTATATACACCATTTTGACCGATTCAAAAAGACTGCTGTTGCAGGGGAGTTTACCAGAAGGTTAAAGACAAATAAAACCAGATTCACTATTGGAGGGTGTTATGCAGTTGATGGTCAAACAATGGTCAAGGCCAAGTTGACCAATCATGGAAAGCTAAGTGTCCTTTTGAAGCATGAGATTATTCCCAAATCATTCGTCACATTATCCAGTGAGCTCGATTCCCAAGCCTTCCACAAAATTCCGAGGTTCGGTTTGGCTCTTGTTCTTAAACATTGA